The DNA sequence CTTCTAATCGAATAGAACACAATTTTTCGCAGCTAACAATTTTGACTCTTCGCGTTGTCCTGTCTGTTCCGGGATGCCGCAAGGTTCTGTTCTCGGACCCTTGCTGTTTCTCATTTATAGTTATAATTTGCCAAAGTGTGTAGCGTCCTCCATAAGGTTATTTGCTGGCGAATGTGTCATTTTTAGAGTAATAGCATCAATTTCTGACGATCTGATACAATCTGATATAGACAAGGTAACTAACCGGTGCGACACTTGGAAAATGCGACCTAACTGCCATAAGTGCAAATTAATGAGGATTTTCCGCAATACTGCTTCGTCTAACCTATCCGACTATCACTTGAAGAACACTGTACTCGTAGAAGTCAGTTCCTATTAATACTTAGGTCTCCACATAACGTCTAATTTTTCTTGGCAAACACACATAAACCAcatcactaacaatgctaaccgtacgcttggttacctccgtctcaatttctctatggcacccgctaagttaaagctacttctatacaaaacactaatacgtcctaagcttgaatatgcctcttctGTATGGGACGCTGGCTTGGATTACTTAACAAATGCAATAGATGGTATACAACATCGAAGCGCAGGTTTATTCTTACTAACTATTCTCGGACGTCAAGCTtaacatctatgaaggctactttaaacctccctctcctctcatcccGTAGGAAGTTAGCACGCTTATCACTGCTTCAAAAGATTTATTATTACAATCCGGAATTAAAAAGTGAACTTTTGTCCGAACCTGCATACACATAATCGCGTACCGACCATCGCCATAAATTGGGCGTTCCACATTGTCGCACGAAccaattttttattcatttattcctaaaactaccaatgaatggaatcatctgccgccctcaattgttaacataaccgatacgtctgcttttagaactactattgaagaatacttttgttaatccgcactttcaatttttaaaaaataatattataccctgttatctgcacatgctaTGTATTTTATTCCACTCCCTTCTTCAACGCCTTCTGGGATTGAAttaaggtataataaataaataaataaataaataaataaataaataaataaataaataaataaataaataattgcgaTGCGACGCATAAACATTGGTCGCGTATTGGGGACACGGGACAATGCGGTACTGCAGCGTAGTATCAAACACGAATGTCGCTTTGAAATCAATCGCTTTAACATCCGCACGGCAGTTATCGAGAGAAAAGTATCAGGGTGAACCTCGTAAGGTCAGAAACCACTCGAGGTGCACAACGTTTCGCaacaaaaactgtattagcacaagaaataaacaaaacgtaCGGCCAGTAAAGTCAGAAAAGGATAGGTTGACAGCTACTAGGGATAGCAAGTTTCCACAAAACAGATGTCGCAGAGATCACTTTATTTACTAGAAAGGAGATCAAAAATTCGTTAAGCTCCTGTGACACATATTGTGATGTGGCGAGGATTCTCCGGTGCAGTGAACATTCTGCGATGACGACGGTTAGGGTGCTCCTCTGATCCCCCCGTCCATCTTACTTTCGCTGAGCGAGATACGGAAGTCTACCTTTCCGTCTCGGAGGTAGCCGTCATTTTCCAGCGAGGCAATGTCTGCAGTAAATTTGAGGTGGAAGTGGAGCAGTGAGGGGTCATCGTGGTTGCAGAAACAAGGCTCGGCAGCGGGAGTCAACGAACGTTCATTGAATATTTTTGGATGCACCGCGCGCACTCTCCAGAAAGGCGGCCAACACTTGGAGTCCACCAGCGTCCCGTTAAACTGGATCTTCAGAACGAGCTCAGCTGCAGAACCGCCGTGCTTCCAAACGGCAATGGCAAAGTACGTGTCCTTCATGTGCCGTACCGTAATCTCGGCAAACTGTTTGAAGCCTTCCTGGCACTGAATGATTTCCTCAAAGTTTTCCACGGTCAGCAGATATTCCACGCACCCATATACTTTAATGCGCTCGAGTATCGATAGCGCACTGGTCAACCGCCGAACGTCACAGAAAATAGATCCACAATGAGCAATGACAGAGCTGGAATGAGGCTTCGTGGAAGTTTGCCGCGAGTGTTCCAGGTGGGCTAAGTGTTCACACTTTCGACGTATTTCATCTTCTTGTCCCGAGTGCAACGAcagcgacctcgacgtgctgGCTTCTTCCACTGGATTTTGCTGAGACGTCCGCTGGTGCGACACGGTCGAGGAAATTGCGGCGCTGATTTGATCCATCTCGCCCGCTAAATTGTGCTCGCATGCTCCGAGCTCGCGAGTGATCTCGGCAAACCTGGCTTCCTGTTTTCTGACTTGTTCTGTCAGCTCATTCAACTGACTCTGAATCACTGGCAGCAGCTGGTCGTGGTTGAGACATCCCAACATCGCCTTCACGTCTTCAAGGGTCAGTGTTGTAGGTTGCGATGACTCTGTGATCGCTGAAGAAACACCGGCCCTGCATCCGTTCACATAGTGCCTTGGCAGGTCTTTGTGCTGGACTACCTCGCCGCATCGCAAACATTCCATGGTGTGAAATGCGCATTCGTTCTCGTAGTGTTCCAGCATGCGGTCCATGGTGCCCGTGTACTCGCAGCCGTGCGCTCCGTTCCAGCAGTACACCTTAACAGAaaataaaatatgtaaataacCCACATTAAAATTTTTGGCCGACAAACTATTTTTACTACAGGCGACTTCTATACCTGTCCCTAACTTTTAGAACATACCTTTACGTGAATTACGGTGTGAACCACCGTTATCGACAGATTCTTTGGGGAAGCAAATATGCTCAATATCAACAAGCAGTATCTGTCGATAAATTTGAAGCTAGaagcaacaacacttagtttggtttcttagcgCTTTTTCTCCCTTTGCTTCCTTGCCTTGTTATgccagccggcgtgtcagacgccgttgAAACACTGGCTAACACACGGTCGTTGACACGTGATTGGCAGACGGCCGGGACCCTGCCGTTGTGCAGatactcctttattctcaattcgacccgctaacacaccttcgctcgttgtcGCACCCGCCCGCCTTACGCCCTGCCCCCTTTATTTGAAGGCCATTACAT is a window from the Dermacentor albipictus isolate Rhodes 1998 colony chromosome 6, USDA_Dalb.pri_finalv2, whole genome shotgun sequence genome containing:
- the LOC135908297 gene encoding uncharacterized protein — encoded protein: MPDREQGRVHRFRDHVVSGVNWRPTRFVDKVPSSRVCSLCHMIPKRMVLLPCSHALCQSCQAASLEGSVGRCPLDREAFEEGECVGYEFPARKANTVEVYCWNGAHGCEYTGTMDRMLEHYENECAFHTMECLRCGEVVQHKDLPRHYVNGCRAGVSSAITESSQPTTLTLEDVKAMLGCLNHDQLLPVIQSQLNELTEQVRKQEARFAEITRELGACEHNLAGEMDQISAAISSTVSHQRTSQQNPVEEASTSRSLSLHSGQEDEIRRKCEHLAHLEHSRQTSTKPHSSSVIAHCGSIFCDVRRLTSALSILERIKVYGCVEYLLTVENFEEIIQCQEGFKQFAEITVRHMKDTYFAIAVWKHGGSAAELVLKIQFNGTLVDSKCWPPFWRVRAVHPKIFNERSLTPAAEPCFCNHDDPSLLHFHLKFTADIASLENDGYLRDGKVDFRISLSESKMDGGIRGAP